In Leptospira barantonii, the DNA window AGCACTGTAGCCTTCCAAGCTTCCAGTGAGGGTTCGAGTCCCTCTGCCCGCATAATCTCTCTTTCCCCTTCACCACCGATTTCTTAAGTTCGCTTTTCACTCGACAATTTCGAAATAATCAATAAATTATAGCCTACTTTTCGGAGGCTTTATGAATCGAATTCGTCTTTTGCTCTTCGTTCTTTTATGTGCTTTGGTTCCGTTCGGAATCTATTCTCAAACGGAATCCGTCAACGTGAGTGCGGCTTCTTGGCCAAAGGATCTTACCTCCTTCGAGTCCTTTCGAAACGAACAATCCGTAACTCCTCAAGGGGCATTGATCTCTTTGATTGCGGCTTTGGATCTATATTCAAAAAACAAGGAAGAGGGGATCAAGGCTTTGATTCTTGTGGTCGATTCTTCCCATTTAACTCAGGACGCGAACGGTTATAAAGGTTTCTCATTAAATCGGAATTTGATCGATCTCGTAAAAAGACAAATCGAACAACATTCTTATCTAATCGGATCGTATCTCCCGGGTTCGTCGGCTTCCAACGGATATGTTCCTAACAACCCGCCTTATAGCTTTACGATTACAGCCAATCGTTTCAGCGGAACGGAAGAATCGGGTCAAAGAAAATTATTCGTTCCGTCCTCGGGCGCGGATACTCCGAGACCGGTCACTTTGAAAAAGAATGCCAAAGGAGTTTGGAAAGCGCAAGAATTTTCAAGTCTTCTAGTCGGTATTAAAAAACCGGCGACGAAAAATCCCGCCGATGATTTGTAAGTTTCGTGTGAAAATTTCGAAAAGGCGAAATGGGAATATTTGAGAGACAAATCGACGCTCCATCTCGTTTCTCGAATATTCTAAAATTTGAATGAAGTTGATTGAACTTAAGTAAAATTAGGCGGGACAAGAAATCGGTTCCGTTTCTGGAACCGATTCGAGATGTTCCGAAAATCCGATTCTATCTTTGAATCGAATTTTCCGATCTATTGTTTTGAATCTCATTTAAGAAAACGATGTTTGTGCTTTCGTTTTCCAAAATGCTGTCGGCCAAAGTCTCCAACAACTTTCCGATCTTCTTGCTTCGGGAAGGATCCGGCTTACGGGAGATTCTTTCCGGTTTGGTTTCCGGGTTATCTTCGTTCGCTCGGGAATACACGGGAATCCTCCAAAAGGGTGTAAGGGAAAGAATGGCTTCTAATTTTAGGCTCTGTCAAGCTCAATCCTTCTCTTCGATTTCAATTCCGGCGTGTTTTTCGAGAGTCTTGATTCTCTTAGACCATTTCTGGAAGTTCACGAGATGACGAATATTGACTCTTACTTTTTGATATTCGGGGAATGTAAGACCATAATCCCAACCTACGAAAATATCTTTTTTCTTGGGAGAATTTCTTAAGGAAGAACCTCCCGCAACAATGGTTCCGGCCGGTACATGCAAATGATCGGAAACCGCACAAGCGCCACCGATGATTACGTTATCTTCTACGATCGTGCTTCCTGCCACACCGCTCTGTCCCGCGATAATAATATTCTTTCCTAATATACAATTATGAGCGACGTGAACCATATTATCGAATTTGCATCCATCGCCTATGATCGTATCTTCCAATCCGCCGCGATCGACCGCACACAAGGATCCGATTTCAACGTCGTCTCCAATTCTTACGGTTCCAACGTGAGGAATTTTATGATGAATTCCGTTCACGGTAACGAATTTATATCCGTCTCCACCGATCGAACAATTGCCGGAGCAGATGAATCTTTTACCGATGATCACTCCGTGTTGA includes these proteins:
- a CDS encoding DUF6935 domain-containing protein, which codes for MNRIRLLLFVLLCALVPFGIYSQTESVNVSAASWPKDLTSFESFRNEQSVTPQGALISLIAALDLYSKNKEEGIKALILVVDSSHLTQDANGYKGFSLNRNLIDLVKRQIEQHSYLIGSYLPGSSASNGYVPNNPPYSFTITANRFSGTEESGQRKLFVPSSGADTPRPVTLKKNAKGVWKAQEFSSLLVGIKKPATKNPADDL
- the lpxD gene encoding UDP-3-O-(3-hydroxymyristoyl)glucosamine N-acyltransferase — its product is MPQIKLSDLAKKVSGSKITNSAAPDTILIEKVTPITPGAKNSISFLSTKKMLSEVKNTLSSVILTTEEFAKEITLPCLVVSNPELSLVEILNCVYPPYVPSGKISSSAIIHPSAKLGAGVTVGEYVVIGENSVIGANTYLEDGVKISRDVTIGEDSHIGPNSSIQHGVIIGKRFICSGNCSIGGDGYKFVTVNGIHHKIPHVGTVRIGDDVEIGSLCAVDRGGLEDTIIGDGCKFDNMVHVAHNCILGKNIIIAGQSGVAGSTIVEDNVIIGGACAVSDHLHVPAGTIVAGGSSLRNSPKKKDIFVGWDYGLTFPEYQKVRVNIRHLVNFQKWSKRIKTLEKHAGIEIEEKD